TCTTTAATTTGTGTAATCCGTGATAATTAAGGTTAGCTAAAATAAAATAAATATTTTGGTTTGACACATAATAACCTTTTAGATATATGGCTTGATTATATTAAATTAGATAAATGAGGTTAACAACATGACAAATTTTTTTTCAAACAAAATGAGTGATATACCATCCGATTTAAATTCAGTAACAACATGTTCGGAGTTAGATGAAGTAGATCCTATGTCAGTTGGGATGACTAAAAAAGAGGTAGCTTCTATATGGTCAGCTGTTGAAAATGTTTACAAAACTGGCATGCATCCGGCTATTTCTTTCTGCTTAAGACGTAACGATAAAATAGTTATAAAAAGAGCCATCGGTCATGCAAAAGGAAATGGTCCCGATGAACCTAAAAATGCCGATAAAGTTCTTGTAACCCCTGAAACGCCTATATGTCTTTTTTCAGCTTCCAAGTCTGTAACTGCTATGCTTGTTCAGCTTCTTGTGGAAAAAAACAAGATACAATTAGATGATCCGGTGTCTAAGTATATTCCAGAATTTGCCTCCCATGGCAAAAAAGATATAACTATCTTACAATTAATTTCCCATCGAGCAGGCATCCCCTATATTCCTTATAATGTTCCTAAGGAAATCGTATTTTATTTTGACGATGCTATAAAGATGATTTGTGATAGAAAACCCGATCATAAAATATGGCCGCAAGCTTACCACGCAGTAACTGGAGCCCATATTTTAGGGGAAATTATGCAAAGAGTTACAGGGATGGATCTTCGTGACTTTCTTAACGAATATATCAAAAAACCATTAGGCTTTAAATATTTTAATTATGGCATAGCAAAAGAAGAAATTTCAAAAGTAGCTATTAATTATTTTACTGGACTTCCTGTAACATTTCCAGTTTCCCAATTTGCTCAACATGCATTAGGAGCAAAATGGGAAGATATTATAGAAGTTTCTAATGATCCAAGATTTTTTAATACTATTGTTCCTGCCGGTAATATAATGAGCACTGCTGACGAAATTTGTTTATTTTTTCAGATTTTATTAAATAATGGCGAATTCAATGGCATAAGAATATTTAATCCATCAACTGTTGAAAGAGCTGTAAAAACATCAAATAAAATGATTATAGATGGAACTATAAAGATTCCTATAAAATTCAGTGCTGGCATGGTGATGGGTGCTAAATTATTTAGCCTTTATGGCTTAGATACTGAGGAAGCCTATGGACATTTAGGGTTTAGTAATATCATTTGCTGGGCAGATCCAAAAAGAAATATTTCAGTTGCTTTTCTTAATACTGGGAAACCGCTTTTTGGGCCTCACCTTGTTCCAATAGCGCGTTTGCTGAATACTATTTCTTATCTGTGCCCAAAAAAGTAGGATGATAATTAAGCTATAAAGTTTTAGCTATTGATAGGTTTATCATTAATAAAATTATGTGATTAAGGCTAAAAATATTCAATGTAGAGTTAAATTTATTTTTTTATTGATATTGTTATCAATAAAATTTAAAACTTCCTGAAAAGGCAAATTTATTATGAAAAAAATTTTTTTATTCATGTTAAGTTTTATATTGTTTATTTCAGTAACCCTACTTCCTGGAAATGGAATCGCAGATAAAGAAGAGGATATTTTTAAAGAAAATATTTTAAAAAAATATGAAGACATTATATCCCCTAAAAATGAAGATACATCCAAAAAAGATGCTTTAGAAAAAATTAGAGCTGACCTGCTTAAAGTTTTAACCACAGAAGAAAGAGATTGGCTACGGAGCCATCTACTTCTTATTACTGCTGGTCCTAAGGAATTCCCTCCTTTTAATTTCTATGATAAACTTGGAAATCATCAAGGAATAGCATCAGATTATATTAAAGTATTTTCAAAAATTTTGGATGTTCATTTTAGTATTCGTGAA
The sequence above is a segment of the Desulfobacterales bacterium genome. Coding sequences within it:
- a CDS encoding beta-lactamase family protein — translated: MTNFFSNKMSDIPSDLNSVTTCSELDEVDPMSVGMTKKEVASIWSAVENVYKTGMHPAISFCLRRNDKIVIKRAIGHAKGNGPDEPKNADKVLVTPETPICLFSASKSVTAMLVQLLVEKNKIQLDDPVSKYIPEFASHGKKDITILQLISHRAGIPYIPYNVPKEIVFYFDDAIKMICDRKPDHKIWPQAYHAVTGAHILGEIMQRVTGMDLRDFLNEYIKKPLGFKYFNYGIAKEEISKVAINYFTGLPVTFPVSQFAQHALGAKWEDIIEVSNDPRFFNTIVPAGNIMSTADEICLFFQILLNNGEFNGIRIFNPSTVERAVKTSNKMIIDGTIKIPIKFSAGMVMGAKLFSLYGLDTEEAYGHLGFSNIICWADPKRNISVAFLNTGKPLFGPHLVPIARLLNTISYLCPKK